The Candidatus Woesearchaeota archaeon genome contains the following window.
ACAAATATTCTTCAGTTGGTCCTAATTTTGCTTCACAATCTTTTGCGTAATTTATCAATGTGTCAATAAAATGATTTTTTTCAAAATCATTACGATGATTTAATGTGTAACTGATAGCATATGCAGTTACAGCTGAACTAACTAGAGCTCTTGGATCTGTGTGTGTCATTAAACCAATATTTTTACAAGCCTCAAATATTTTTTCATGGTGCAAATGATAAAACAAACCAACCGGTGAAATTTTCATTGAAGGTCCAGTACCTGCACTAGGCAATCCTGTTTCTTGCCAAGATTTACCATTAGCCAATTTCTCTAAAGCATTAGTTGTGGTTGGACCCCAGCCCCTCAATGGTTTTTCATTAAATGCTTCAATATGTTTTTTAACAATGTCATCAATATTAATTGCTTTTGAATCAATAATAGATTTGGCGATTGCAATTGTCAGTTGGGTATCATCGCTATATTGCCCAAGCGCCATATGTGAACAATATTTATGTCTAACTGGAGCAATAAAATCTCTTAACTTTTGAGGAAATCTTTTTAAAACCTGTTTCTTTGTTAAAAATTCTAGCGGTAAACCCAATGTATCACCTACACCGCACCCAATGAGGCAGCCTTCAATATTTTTTTTCATTAACAACATCCCCATACAATTTTTTCTCAATTAATTTTCCAAACGCCAATTTTATTAACAGGAGATTTGGAATTTAATTTTTCATCTTACATAATTTTTTTTATTTGTGCCACATTCTTATATATTTTATATTCAATTTTCTGCAAATAAGTTTAATTCGTTTACTTCGTGTATAGACCACACTAACATCTATATAAACTTTTCGTTAGAAACCCTTAAAAAGAGCAAAAAATCACTTAAGATAATGCACCCGTAGCGCAGTCTGGACATAGCAAATCTTGATTTATGAGATTTCCTTTGGGGCAAATAGCGCGACAGCCTCCTAAGCTGTAGGTCGGGAGTTCGAAATGAATTAAATTCAGCGAAAATCTCCCCGGGTGCGTTCATATTCACAATCATCACAATTAGATTTAGTGAGGTTAAGCTTACAAAGTAAGCGCACACCGCACTTGTTTTTCCCGGGTTTTATTAAAATGCAGGTAGGGTGTGCTATTTTTTAAAATGATAGAACAAATAAAAGAAGGCCTATGGATGTTTTTATTTAGATTCAAACCTTACCCCAAATACAAAGGTAATGCAACAGAAATCTGTGAACAAATAGTACAAAAATGCTGGAATGGCAAATTTTTTCAAACTGGTGCATGCTCATACCCTTTATTTTGGACAAGAGATTTTGCTTTTTGTACTAATGCACTAATGAGTTTGGGGTACAAAAAAGAAGTACATAAAACATTAAATTTTGCATTAAACCATTTTCAAAAACAAAACAAAGTTGGATGCTACATAAACAGATATGGAAAAGTAATGAATTTTCCAATCTACGCCGTAGACACATTGCCATTACTACTTTATTCAATAGATACTGCAAATTTTAATATCAAGCCATACAAGGATTTTCTAAATCAAGAAATTCAAGGATTTTACAAAAAAGTATTCAATGCAAAAAAAGGAATCATAAAAGAATATACTCATTTTTCTTCAATGAAAGATCATTTCATAAAAAATAGTTCCTGTTATGATAATTGCATGATTGCGCTATTATGTAAAGAAGTAACTAAATTAAAATTAGAGAACCCA
Protein-coding sequences here:
- a CDS encoding ADP-ribosylglycohydrolase family protein; the encoded protein is MKKNIEGCLIGCGVGDTLGLPLEFLTKKQVLKRFPQKLRDFIAPVRHKYCSHMALGQYSDDTQLTIAIAKSIIDSKAINIDDIVKKHIEAFNEKPLRGWGPTTTNALEKLANGKSWQETGLPSAGTGPSMKISPVGLFYHLHHEKIFEACKNIGLMTHTDPRALVSSAVTAYAISYTLNHRNDFEKNHFIDTLINYAKDCEAKLGPTEEYLSNKLQIVKKSLEFDSGYLLEKVGARFYVLEAVPFSLGMFAMNPYDFEETLIETVNSGGDTDTNGAIVGALLGTFNGIDEIPDRWKTKLENYEMIKNLGSKLYEVTKTKKFSDLKIEIMG